One Staphylococcus ratti DNA segment encodes these proteins:
- the sppA gene encoding signal peptide peptidase SppA: protein MSKRIVAIILAVVIVMGGILMSTLTTLASSFFSSDVSEVEDAPSSIIQKGDASKQIAEIAVKGEITGSASGGLFGGSEGYDHAAALKQLDTIKKDDSIKGVLLTVNSPGGGTYESDEFYQKLKEIKEKGKKIYVQMETVAVSGGYYISMPADKIYAGPQTLTGSIGVISQSMDYSELLKNLGVKTNTIKSGSHKDIMSPDREMTQEERNILQSVNKDSFDQFVNVVKEGRHMSESKVRKLADGRIYSAQQAKSEGLIDEIGYKDAALKQMKKELKVKNPQIISFSEDSAKFGSLFGLKSAYEGLKSDIQQARNILTNKSDTRPMYMYEG, encoded by the coding sequence ATGTCGAAAAGAATTGTAGCAATTATTTTAGCAGTGGTTATCGTTATGGGCGGTATACTGATGAGTACTTTGACTACACTAGCTTCATCTTTTTTTAGTAGTGATGTAAGTGAAGTTGAAGATGCTCCAAGTAGTATCATTCAAAAAGGAGACGCTTCAAAACAAATTGCTGAAATTGCAGTTAAAGGTGAGATTACTGGAAGTGCCTCAGGTGGTCTTTTTGGGGGTAGTGAAGGTTATGATCATGCAGCAGCATTGAAGCAGTTAGATACTATTAAGAAAGACGATTCTATTAAAGGTGTATTGTTAACAGTTAATTCGCCTGGCGGTGGAACATATGAAAGTGACGAATTTTATCAAAAATTAAAAGAAATTAAAGAAAAAGGCAAGAAAATTTATGTACAGATGGAAACAGTTGCCGTTTCTGGAGGATATTATATTTCTATGCCTGCAGATAAAATCTACGCGGGACCTCAAACGTTAACGGGTTCGATTGGCGTTATCTCTCAATCGATGGACTACTCAGAACTATTGAAAAATTTAGGAGTTAAAACGAATACGATAAAATCTGGAAGTCATAAAGATATTATGAGTCCAGATAGAGAAATGACGCAAGAGGAACGAAATATTTTACAATCTGTGAATAAAGATAGCTTTGATCAGTTTGTTAATGTAGTTAAAGAAGGACGTCATATGTCAGAAAGTAAAGTGCGTAAGCTTGCAGACGGCCGTATATACAGTGCGCAACAAGCGAAGTCTGAAGGCTTAATTGATGAAATTGGATACAAAGATGCGGCTTTGAAACAAATGAAAAAAGAGCTAAAAGTCAAAAACCCACAAATTATATCTTTTAGTGAAGATAGTGCTAAATTTGGTTCGTTATTTGGCTTGAAATCTGCATATGAAGGTTTAAAATCAGATATTCAACAAGCGCGTAACATTTTAACTAACAAATCAGACACGCGTCCAATGTATATGTATGAAGGGTAG
- the thiI gene encoding tRNA uracil 4-sulfurtransferase ThiI gives MIYDHLLVRYGELTLKGANRKTFVNQLRSNVKRALMPLQGYEVKANRDRMYIQLEPHADIDSMIERISKVYGVHSISPVLKIEKSMDAMYQHAVIFAEQYKSGDSFKVEVKRSDKQFEYETFAIQRMVGGAVLKHSKDLHVNVRQPDHEIKIEVRLDAVYMYDKVIPAIGGLPVGTGGKTLLMLSGGIDSPVAGMEVMRRGVTIEAIHFHSPPFTSEKAKEKVIELTRIMAERVGTIKLHIVPFTEVQKQIHKVVHERYTMTSTRRMMMRIADKVVQQIGADAIVNGENLGQVASQTLKSMYAINAVTSTPVLRPLLSLDKEEIISKAKVLGTFETSIQPFEDCCTIFTPKNPVTEPQFDKVIQYESGFDFEPMLNEAVEHIETLVIDKNYQIHQSETTQWDDDLF, from the coding sequence ATGATTTATGATCATCTTCTAGTAAGATATGGAGAGCTAACATTAAAAGGGGCAAATCGTAAAACGTTTGTCAATCAATTGCGTTCGAATGTGAAGCGTGCATTGATGCCTTTGCAAGGTTATGAGGTAAAAGCAAATAGAGATAGAATGTATATTCAACTTGAGCCTCATGCTGACATCGATAGCATGATAGAACGTATTTCTAAAGTATATGGTGTTCATTCAATTAGCCCTGTGCTAAAAATAGAAAAGTCTATGGATGCGATGTATCAGCATGCTGTTATCTTTGCAGAACAATATAAATCAGGGGATAGCTTCAAAGTTGAAGTTAAACGCTCAGATAAACAATTTGAATATGAAACGTTTGCCATACAACGCATGGTAGGTGGAGCTGTATTAAAACATTCAAAAGATTTACATGTTAACGTCCGTCAACCAGACCATGAGATTAAAATAGAAGTGCGTCTTGATGCAGTTTATATGTATGATAAAGTCATTCCTGCGATAGGAGGACTTCCTGTTGGAACAGGAGGAAAAACGTTATTGATGTTATCTGGTGGCATCGATTCACCTGTAGCAGGTATGGAAGTAATGCGCAGAGGTGTAACGATTGAAGCGATTCATTTTCACAGCCCGCCTTTTACCAGTGAGAAAGCAAAAGAGAAAGTGATTGAACTTACACGTATTATGGCAGAACGTGTGGGTACAATTAAATTGCATATTGTTCCATTTACTGAAGTTCAAAAGCAAATTCATAAAGTGGTACATGAACGCTACACAATGACGTCGACAAGACGTATGATGATGCGTATTGCAGACAAAGTCGTTCAACAAATTGGTGCAGACGCAATTGTCAATGGTGAAAATTTAGGGCAAGTGGCAAGTCAAACTTTAAAAAGTATGTATGCAATCAATGCTGTTACATCTACGCCTGTGCTTCGTCCGTTATTATCACTAGATAAAGAAGAGATTATAAGCAAGGCAAAAGTGTTGGGGACATTTGAAACGTCTATACAGCCTTTTGAAGACTGTTGCACAATTTTTACACCGAAGAATCCTGTTACAGAACCTCAATTCGACAAAGTCATTCAATATGAATCCGGTTTTGACTTCGAACCTATGCTGAATGAAGCGGTTGAGCACATCGAAACACTAGTGATTGACAAAAATTATCAAATTCATCAAAGTGAAACGACGCAATGGGATGACGATTTATTTTAA
- a CDS encoding sulfite exporter TauE/SafE family protein, translated as MELDITIILIAVAFAFLAAFIDAVVGGGGLILIPALLALGITPATALGTNKMASAAGSFTSALRFVRAKKVDLPIVSKLFPLSFLTAIGGTSLAVFLPAEVLKPIVILILAGVLCYTLLKKDWGATRTYTKLTTIKALLFVLLIMLIGFYDGFLGGGTGSFLMFALLIVGFDFLSAAGNAKVLNFASNLGALLMFMYLGHVDYILGFFLLISSIVGAYTGAQFAIRKGVSFVKVLFVCVTLVLILKNAFDYFKDFIL; from the coding sequence ATGGAATTAGACATTACAATCATATTAATCGCTGTCGCCTTTGCTTTTTTAGCTGCCTTTATTGATGCAGTCGTTGGTGGAGGGGGGTTAATATTAATCCCTGCGCTCTTAGCCCTAGGCATTACGCCCGCCACAGCTTTAGGAACAAATAAAATGGCAAGCGCAGCAGGATCATTTACGAGTGCACTACGATTTGTTCGTGCTAAGAAAGTCGATTTACCTATAGTGAGTAAATTATTTCCACTCTCTTTTTTGACCGCGATAGGAGGAACGTCGCTAGCTGTATTTTTACCAGCAGAAGTTTTAAAGCCTATTGTCATTCTCATTTTAGCAGGTGTGCTTTGCTACACCTTGCTCAAAAAGGATTGGGGTGCTACGCGTACCTATACCAAATTAACGACTATCAAGGCGTTACTATTTGTTTTACTGATTATGTTAATTGGTTTTTATGATGGCTTTTTAGGTGGAGGAACGGGCTCATTTCTAATGTTTGCGTTACTCATAGTCGGGTTTGATTTTTTGAGCGCTGCTGGAAATGCGAAAGTGCTTAATTTTGCTTCTAATTTAGGTGCGCTACTTATGTTTATGTACTTAGGACACGTAGACTATATTTTAGGCTTTTTCCTATTGATAAGTTCCATAGTAGGCGCTTATACAGGTGCGCAATTTGCTATCAGGAAAGGTGTTAGCTTTGTTAAAGTTCTATTTGTTTGCGTTACTTTAGTACTTATCTTAAAAAACGCTTTTGATTATTTTAAAGATTTTATACTTTAA
- a CDS encoding universal stress protein, with translation MLMYKNILIAVDGSHEAEWAFNKAVAVARRNDAKLTIMNVIDSRTYTSFEVYDSNFTEKSKSFAEKLLDGYRKVAEEEGVTHIETKLEFGSPKSIIPKKAREEGNIDLIMCGTSGLNAVERFIVGSVSEAIVRHAECDVLVVRTEQIPETFEPRVATKELLQDYNI, from the coding sequence ATGTTAATGTACAAAAATATTCTAATTGCAGTTGACGGTTCACACGAAGCAGAATGGGCTTTTAACAAGGCAGTTGCAGTAGCTCGTCGTAACGATGCGAAATTAACAATTATGAATGTAATTGACTCTCGTACCTATACTTCTTTTGAAGTGTACGACTCTAATTTCACTGAAAAGTCAAAATCATTCGCTGAAAAATTGTTAGACGGTTATCGCAAAGTCGCAGAAGAGGAAGGCGTGACACATATTGAAACCAAATTAGAGTTTGGTTCTCCGAAATCTATCATTCCTAAAAAAGCGAGAGAAGAAGGCAACATTGATTTAATCATGTGTGGTACTTCAGGCTTAAACGCTGTTGAACGTTTTATTGTTGGCTCTGTATCAGAAGCTATCGTACGCCATGCAGAGTGTGATGTGCTTGTTGTTCGTACTGAACAAATCCCTGAAACATTCGAGCCACGTGTTGCCACAAAAGAACTCCTACAAGATTACAATATTTAA
- the ezrA gene encoding septation ring formation regulator EzrA, with product MALYIILAIIIIILIGIGVLFMMRSNKRTMIQTAEDRKAKLNDLSYDESLHKLEQLNMPGQTKAEYDALNDSWKSSHNDYLMPVDEKIHEAEVNLDKFKFAQAETDINDAHEMMDAYESKHLELTEKADKVLKVHHESDALYDQTKEEHRKLKREVLANRHQYGEAAPPLEKEIEQIEPELSLYEELKQDGNYRQAHEHIKNLNDDLTYLKEDMKEIPELIREAQKELPGQFQDLKYGVRDLKVEGYDLDHVKVDSTLQSLKTELSFVEPMISRLELEDANKKLENINQQLDEMYDLIEHEVKSKNAVEESKERITDDLFLAKDMNYTLQTEIEYGRENYYINESDIQSVRQFENEIQNLIAVYDEILMEMAKSSVRYSEVQDNLKYIEDHVKVINEKQQKLQNHLVSLREDEAEAEEHILRVQSKKEEIYRRLLASNLTSVPERFIILKNEIDYEVREVNVRFSERPVNVQHLKDKVNKVVLQMNKFEDEANDVLINAVYAEKLIQYGNRYRKDHHELDKSLNEAERLFKNNRYKRSSEISAQALERVEPGISEAIEREVMNQQTH from the coding sequence ATGGCATTATATATTATCTTAGCTATTATCATTATTATTTTGATAGGCATCGGTGTACTTTTCATGATGCGATCAAACAAAAGAACAATGATCCAAACTGCGGAAGATCGTAAAGCAAAATTAAATGACCTCTCATATGACGAAAGCTTACATAAACTAGAACAACTTAATATGCCTGGCCAAACGAAAGCTGAATATGATGCATTAAATGATTCTTGGAAATCATCACACAATGATTATTTAATGCCAGTGGATGAAAAAATACATGAAGCTGAAGTGAACTTAGATAAGTTTAAATTTGCGCAAGCAGAAACGGACATTAATGATGCTCATGAAATGATGGATGCTTACGAATCTAAACATCTAGAGTTAACGGAAAAGGCAGACAAAGTACTTAAAGTGCATCACGAGAGCGACGCGTTATATGATCAAACTAAAGAAGAACATCGTAAGTTAAAACGAGAAGTTTTAGCAAATCGTCATCAATACGGTGAAGCGGCACCTCCATTAGAAAAAGAAATCGAACAAATCGAGCCAGAGCTGTCTTTATACGAAGAATTGAAACAAGATGGCAATTACAGACAAGCACATGAGCACATTAAAAATTTAAATGACGACTTGACGTATTTAAAAGAAGACATGAAAGAAATTCCAGAATTAATTCGCGAAGCTCAAAAAGAATTACCTGGTCAATTTCAAGATTTAAAATACGGCGTACGTGATTTGAAAGTGGAAGGCTACGATTTGGATCATGTGAAAGTTGATAGTACATTACAATCATTGAAAACAGAACTAAGTTTTGTTGAACCAATGATTAGTCGACTTGAGCTAGAAGACGCAAACAAAAAATTGGAAAATATTAACCAACAATTAGACGAAATGTACGATTTAATTGAGCATGAAGTTAAATCTAAAAATGCGGTTGAAGAATCAAAAGAGCGTATTACTGACGATCTGTTTCTCGCTAAAGATATGAACTATACACTTCAAACTGAAATAGAGTATGGTCGCGAAAACTATTATATTAATGAAAGTGATATCCAAAGCGTACGTCAATTTGAAAATGAAATTCAAAATTTGATTGCCGTCTATGATGAGATTTTAATGGAAATGGCAAAATCATCCGTACGTTATAGTGAAGTTCAAGATAACCTTAAATACATCGAAGATCATGTGAAAGTGATTAATGAAAAACAACAAAAACTTCAAAACCACCTCGTATCATTACGCGAAGATGAAGCGGAAGCAGAAGAACATATTTTACGTGTTCAAAGTAAAAAAGAAGAGATTTATCGTCGTTTACTCGCTTCAAACCTTACAAGTGTACCGGAGCGTTTCATCATTCTTAAAAATGAGATCGATTACGAAGTTCGAGAAGTGAACGTGCGCTTTAGTGAAAGACCAGTTAACGTACAACACCTTAAAGATAAAGTGAACAAAGTTGTCCTTCAAATGAATAAATTTGAAGATGAAGCTAATGATGTACTCATTAATGCGGTTTATGCTGAAAAGCTCATTCAATATGGTAACCGTTATCGAAAAGACCATCATGAGCTAGATAAAAGCTTAAACGAAGCAGAACGTTTATTTAAAAATAACCGCTATAAGCGTTCCAGTGAGATATCGGCACAAGCGTTAGAAAGAGTGGAGCCAGGTATTTCAGAAGCCATCGAGCGCGAAGTTATGAATCAACAAACACATTAA
- a CDS encoding cysteine desulfurase family protein, whose translation MLYFDNAATTRVQPEVLNSFMKVNQTFFYNPNSPHVKGSEAQRLLEEARAQIRQSLHLNEETIIFTSGATESNNMALKGAAYQKKPFGKTIITSVLEHPSVLEVMRQLETEGFKLKFVNVTDKGQIDLTHFESLLNSDVILVTCMQVNNIMGQIQPIREMSQLLSAYPKVHFHVDAVQALGKQPIVMQDIDSIAISGHKFNGLKGQGLLILKNAHALTPIIQGGGQEFGLRSGTVNLPSDVALAKAIRLAVSHQHVLIKGLKGVNMAIRNQLQQYPGIVVNSPEDASPHILNISFPGVRGEVLVNAFSKHDVMVSTTSACSSKHAKLNEVLSAMNIDSSNILGSIRLSFDRHTSMDDVNRFFEVLDIVYKEVEELLRK comes from the coding sequence ATGTTATATTTTGACAATGCTGCAACGACACGTGTTCAACCAGAAGTGTTAAACAGTTTTATGAAGGTGAATCAAACGTTTTTTTATAATCCTAACAGTCCACACGTCAAAGGGAGTGAAGCACAACGTTTACTAGAAGAAGCGCGTGCGCAAATTCGACAGTCGCTACATTTGAATGAGGAAACTATCATTTTTACAAGCGGAGCGACGGAGTCTAATAATATGGCTTTAAAAGGAGCGGCGTACCAAAAAAAGCCATTCGGTAAAACGATTATTACTTCTGTGCTTGAACATCCCTCTGTGCTAGAAGTGATGCGTCAACTTGAAACTGAAGGATTCAAATTGAAATTTGTCAATGTCACTGATAAAGGGCAAATTGATTTAACACATTTTGAATCTTTATTGAATTCAGATGTGATTTTAGTGACATGTATGCAAGTGAATAATATCATGGGACAAATCCAACCAATAAGAGAAATGAGTCAGTTGTTGTCAGCATATCCTAAAGTGCACTTTCATGTGGATGCGGTTCAAGCGCTTGGTAAACAACCGATCGTTATGCAAGATATTGATAGTATAGCAATCAGTGGTCATAAATTTAATGGTTTAAAAGGACAAGGCTTATTAATTTTGAAAAATGCACATGCACTAACGCCGATTATTCAAGGCGGCGGCCAAGAATTTGGTTTGCGCAGTGGCACAGTTAACTTACCAAGTGATGTAGCATTGGCTAAAGCGATTCGCTTGGCGGTGTCACATCAGCATGTATTAATCAAAGGATTAAAAGGCGTTAATATGGCTATAAGAAACCAACTTCAACAGTACCCGGGTATTGTTGTTAATTCTCCAGAAGACGCCTCGCCACACATTTTGAATATTAGTTTTCCTGGGGTGCGCGGAGAGGTTTTAGTCAATGCATTTTCAAAACATGATGTCATGGTTTCAACCACAAGCGCATGCTCATCGAAGCACGCCAAATTAAATGAAGTATTAAGTGCGATGAATATTGATTCAAGCAATATTTTGGGTAGTATTCGTCTATCTTTTGATCGTCATACATCCATGGACGATGTAAACCGATTTTTTGAAGTATTAGATATTGTATATAAAGAAGTAGAGGAGTTGCTAAGGAAATGA
- a CDS encoding RDD family protein — METSRFQNVSPSQFEPMQGQQPPHILTKYQYELDAFFYAGFGIRFLSYIIDLIILWAVSNIVINPLLTLTGADSFKLWIDYFSLSNVLNALLYFLYFVLMTKFFQQTLGKMILGIQVYRNDFKPFQWSDVLFREWIGRIISNIMLGLPYLAVIFTPKHIGVHDYFADTVVVKKKYLNYIKENEGL, encoded by the coding sequence GTGGAAACGTCTCGATTTCAAAACGTGTCGCCGTCGCAGTTTGAACCTATGCAAGGTCAACAACCACCTCATATTCTTACAAAATATCAATATGAGTTAGATGCATTTTTTTACGCGGGGTTCGGTATTCGATTTTTAAGTTATATCATAGACTTAATTATTCTTTGGGCGGTATCAAATATTGTGATTAATCCGCTCTTAACATTGACAGGAGCCGATAGTTTTAAATTATGGATTGATTATTTCAGTCTTTCAAATGTACTCAACGCATTACTTTATTTTTTATATTTTGTATTAATGACAAAATTTTTCCAACAAACACTTGGTAAAATGATTTTAGGTATTCAAGTGTATCGTAATGATTTCAAACCATTTCAATGGTCAGATGTATTATTTCGTGAGTGGATTGGACGTATCATTTCGAATATTATGTTAGGCTTACCGTATCTTGCGGTGATTTTTACACCAAAACATATTGGTGTACACGATTATTTTGCAGATACGGTTGTAGTTAAAAAGAAATATCTTAATTACATTAAAGAAAATGAAGGCCTATGA
- a CDS encoding class I SAM-dependent methyltransferase — translation MSESQTVMEKIYKKLDEITHQLNKENGQSFIENLGLAMEQMYTKNRELIEQATLQDRRKAFQFAYLSQLQKEEVQANHQITPDSIGLILGYLISQFESENQAFHIADLGGGSGHLSATIHEVMSDKTMMHHLVEVDPVLSRLSVHLANFLEIPFDVYPQDALMPLPFEEADVTIGDLPIGYYPVDERSHQMKLGFEEGHSYAHHLFIEQAITALKPSGYAFLVVPTQLFEDEKVKQLENFIATETEMQAFLNLPKNLFKNERAQKSLLILQKKEQGVTRPVEVLLANIPDLKQPQNFQNFLSELQNWMNQNHPKK, via the coding sequence ATGTCAGAATCACAGACAGTTATGGAAAAAATTTATAAAAAACTGGATGAAATCACGCATCAACTTAATAAAGAAAATGGACAAAGCTTTATTGAAAATCTAGGACTTGCTATGGAACAAATGTACACTAAAAATCGTGAGTTAATTGAGCAAGCGACGTTGCAAGATAGACGTAAAGCTTTCCAATTTGCGTATTTAAGTCAATTACAAAAAGAAGAGGTCCAAGCGAACCATCAAATCACACCGGATTCAATTGGTTTGATTTTAGGATATTTAATTTCACAATTTGAATCAGAAAATCAAGCGTTTCATATTGCAGATTTAGGTGGCGGTTCGGGGCATTTAAGTGCTACCATTCATGAAGTGATGTCTGATAAGACGATGATGCATCATTTAGTAGAAGTGGATCCGGTTTTATCAAGATTAAGCGTACATCTTGCGAACTTTCTTGAAATACCATTTGATGTTTATCCTCAAGATGCACTAATGCCACTTCCATTTGAAGAAGCAGATGTGACGATAGGAGATTTGCCTATTGGTTACTATCCTGTAGATGAACGCAGTCATCAGATGAAATTGGGTTTTGAAGAAGGGCATAGCTATGCACACCATTTATTTATTGAGCAAGCGATTACAGCGCTTAAACCATCAGGCTATGCGTTTTTAGTCGTTCCTACACAATTGTTTGAAGATGAGAAAGTGAAACAGTTAGAAAATTTTATTGCAACAGAAACGGAAATGCAAGCGTTTCTTAATTTGCCTAAAAATTTATTTAAAAACGAACGTGCGCAAAAATCATTGCTTATTCTTCAGAAAAAAGAACAAGGTGTAACCCGACCTGTTGAAGTTTTGTTAGCCAATATCCCTGATTTGAAACAGCCACAAAACTTTCAAAATTTCTTGAGTGAACTCCAAAATTGGATGAATCAAAATCACCCGAAAAAATAA
- a CDS encoding GAF domain-containing protein, whose protein sequence is METNTNYDLLTRQLDALLSGETDLIANLSNTSALLNENLSQINWVGFYLMKNNALILGPFQGKPACVHIEVGSGVCGAAVKHDAIQRVADVNAFPGHIACDANSQSEIVLPLHKNEEIIGVLDIDSPIKNRFSETDEAGLKAIVDVLQRHL, encoded by the coding sequence ATGGAAACGAACACCAATTACGATCTTTTAACACGACAACTTGATGCATTACTTTCTGGCGAAACAGACTTAATCGCAAATTTAAGTAATACCTCTGCGCTACTCAACGAAAACTTGTCTCAAATTAATTGGGTCGGCTTTTATTTGATGAAAAATAATGCTTTAATTTTAGGACCTTTTCAAGGAAAACCCGCATGTGTACACATCGAAGTTGGAAGTGGTGTGTGTGGAGCAGCAGTTAAACATGATGCTATTCAACGTGTAGCAGATGTCAATGCTTTCCCAGGGCACATCGCATGTGATGCGAACAGTCAATCAGAAATCGTACTCCCTCTTCATAAAAACGAGGAAATTATTGGCGTTTTGGATATCGATTCCCCTATTAAAAACCGTTTTAGCGAAACAGATGAAGCAGGGTTAAAAGCAATCGTCGACGTTTTACAACGCCATCTTTAA
- the tpx gene encoding thiol peroxidase, with the protein MAQITFKQNPVNLLGNEVNVGDQAPDFKVVDTQLQEVTLAKFDGKKKLLNVVPSLDTGVCDQQTRKFNEQANDEDGFVLTLSLDLPFAQKRWCASNGLDNVITLSDYQNRSFGEAYGVLMDGLQLLARSVFVLDENNKVVYKEIVPEGTDFPNFDAALQAYRQL; encoded by the coding sequence ATGGCACAAATTACATTTAAACAAAATCCTGTTAACCTTTTAGGGAACGAAGTCAATGTAGGTGATCAAGCACCTGATTTCAAAGTTGTAGATACGCAATTACAAGAAGTGACTTTAGCAAAGTTTGATGGGAAGAAAAAATTATTAAATGTTGTACCATCATTAGATACGGGTGTGTGTGATCAACAAACACGCAAATTCAATGAACAAGCGAACGATGAAGATGGTTTCGTATTGACATTGTCTTTAGATTTACCTTTTGCACAAAAAAGATGGTGTGCATCGAATGGTTTAGATAATGTGATCACTTTAAGTGATTATCAAAATCGTTCATTTGGTGAAGCTTATGGCGTATTGATGGACGGGCTACAATTACTCGCGCGATCAGTATTTGTTTTAGACGAAAACAATAAAGTTGTTTATAAAGAAATTGTGCCAGAAGGTACAGATTTTCCTAATTTTGATGCAGCTTTACAAGCATATCGTCAGCTATAA
- a CDS encoding acetate kinase: MSKLILAINAGSSSLKFQLIEMPEEKLITKGLIERIGLKDSIFTVEVNGEKVKEVKDIKDHEEAVNMMLDSLQAHGIINDINDIDGTGHRVVHGGERFPESELVTDDVVTDIKKLTDLAPLHNPANLMGIEAFRKLLPNIPHVAVFDTSFHQTMPESAYLYSLPYNYYKDYGIRKYGFHGTSHKYVSQRAAEILGKPVEELRIISCHIGNGASIAAIDGGESVDTSMGFTPLAGVTMGTRSGNIDPALIPFIMEKTGKTADEVLNTLNKESGLLGITGTSSDLRDIEDDASNGNERAELALEVFASRIHKYMGSYATRMHGVDVIVFTAGVGENSDVIRARVLEGLEFMGVYWDPRKNEGLRGKEAELNYPHSPVKVLVIPTNEEVMIARDVMKFGGL; the protein is encoded by the coding sequence ATGTCTAAGTTAATTTTGGCAATTAACGCTGGTAGCTCATCATTGAAATTTCAATTAATTGAAATGCCAGAAGAAAAATTAATTACTAAAGGTCTAATAGAACGTATTGGCCTTAAAGATTCTATTTTCACTGTTGAAGTGAATGGAGAGAAAGTAAAAGAAGTAAAAGACATTAAAGATCATGAAGAAGCTGTAAACATGATGTTAGACAGTTTACAAGCACATGGTATTATTAATGACATCAATGATATTGATGGTACAGGTCACCGTGTGGTACATGGTGGAGAAAGATTCCCTGAATCTGAATTAGTTACTGATGATGTCGTTACAGATATTAAAAAATTAACAGACTTAGCCCCTTTGCATAACCCAGCAAACTTAATGGGCATTGAAGCTTTTAGAAAATTATTACCTAATATCCCTCATGTAGCAGTATTTGATACGTCATTCCACCAAACAATGCCTGAATCTGCATATCTTTACAGTTTGCCATATAACTACTATAAAGATTACGGTATTCGTAAATATGGTTTCCACGGTACAAGCCACAAATATGTATCACAACGTGCGGCTGAAATTTTAGGTAAACCTGTTGAAGAATTACGTATTATTTCTTGCCATATTGGTAACGGTGCTTCAATTGCAGCTATTGATGGCGGAGAATCTGTAGATACATCTATGGGATTCACGCCATTAGCAGGTGTTACGATGGGGACACGTTCAGGTAACATTGATCCTGCTTTAATTCCATTTATCATGGAGAAAACAGGTAAAACAGCAGATGAAGTATTAAATACTTTAAACAAAGAATCTGGATTACTTGGTATTACAGGAACGTCAAGTGACTTACGTGATATTGAAGATGATGCAAGCAACGGTAACGAACGTGCAGAACTTGCATTAGAAGTTTTTGCATCACGTATTCATAAATATATGGGTTCATATGCAACACGTATGCATGGTGTTGATGTCATCGTCTTCACTGCTGGTGTTGGTGAGAATTCAGACGTTATTCGTGCACGTGTTTTAGAAGGTTTAGAATTTATGGGCGTTTATTGGGATCCACGTAAAAACGAAGGATTACGCGGCAAGGAAGCAGAATTGAACTATCCGCATTCTCCTGTTAAAGTGTTAGTCATTCCTACAAATGAAGAAGTTATGATTGCACGTGATGTAATGAAATTTGGTGGCTTATAA